One Tamlana carrageenivorans genomic region harbors:
- a CDS encoding alpha/beta hydrolase, which translates to MNLLFKMSSLLLFVFCCTPNWSQGQTSESTYNIIDIYKATKQNYDSAKMITPLITEDIKYDENIVYKKTRQKKLELDVYSPSKKSKKLMPAVILVHGGGWLTGQKENQRVMAQHLALKGFVGISIAYSLSLEARYPASVFDVKDAIKWVRKNAKKYKINPNQIAVLGADSGGLLATLAGTTSHLKVFSTDDDISEKVQAVINIDGIVSLVHRNAPTENSMASIWLNGSRDKNEKSWMEASPLQYVGEQTPPVLFINGPNPEIHAGKSDMTTLLKIFQTYTETRTIPNAPPAFWLMDPWFDMTLDYSVNFLNKVFGRS; encoded by the coding sequence ATGAACTTATTATTCAAAATGAGTAGTCTACTACTATTTGTATTTTGTTGTACCCCAAATTGGTCTCAGGGGCAAACAAGTGAAAGCACTTATAATATTATAGACATTTATAAGGCTACAAAGCAGAATTATGATTCGGCTAAAATGATTACCCCTCTAATTACCGAAGATATTAAGTATGACGAGAATATTGTTTACAAGAAAACCCGTCAAAAAAAATTAGAGTTAGACGTCTACAGTCCTTCCAAAAAGTCTAAAAAACTTATGCCAGCGGTTATACTCGTTCATGGGGGAGGTTGGCTAACAGGGCAAAAAGAAAACCAACGCGTTATGGCGCAGCATCTGGCTTTAAAAGGTTTTGTAGGTATTTCTATAGCTTATAGTTTGAGTTTAGAAGCCCGTTATCCTGCATCTGTTTTCGATGTTAAAGATGCCATTAAATGGGTAAGAAAAAATGCTAAAAAGTACAAAATAAACCCTAATCAGATTGCTGTTTTGGGTGCCGATTCTGGAGGATTGTTGGCTACTTTAGCGGGTACAACATCACACCTTAAAGTTTTCAGTACAGATGATGATATCTCTGAAAAAGTTCAGGCGGTTATAAATATAGACGGTATTGTGTCTTTAGTTCATCGTAATGCGCCTACCGAAAATAGTATGGCTAGCATTTGGCTGAACGGTTCGCGCGATAAAAATGAAAAATCATGGATGGAAGCTTCACCCCTTCAATATGTTGGAGAACAAACACCTCCTGTACTCTTTATTAATGGTCCGAATCCAGAAATTCATGCTGGAAAAAGCGATATGACAACCTTATTGAAAATTTTTCAAACCTACACCGAAACACGCACCATTCCAAATGCTCCACCAGCATTTTGGCTAATGGATCCTTGGTTTGACATGACCTTAGATTATAGTGTTAACTTTTTAAACAAAGTGTTTGGACGATCGTAA
- a CDS encoding FKBP-type peptidyl-prolyl cis-trans isomerase, translated as MKIMKCLSLVTLVLLVVSCNNQSAVSNKPIKTELDSVSYAIGMDVAKNVKMSFDDFDNELFVQGFTNVLDSTNILLDEATAQKVVRAFFQKKQQEDAAKRAEEGEKNKVEGQEFLAKNKTKEGVHTTASGLQYIVLKEGTGAKPTKSSKVKVHYHGTLIDGTVFDSSVDRGEPAEFGVTQVIKGWTEGLQLMSEGAKYRFFIPQELAYGANPRPGGPIKPYATLIFDVELLEVK; from the coding sequence ATGAAAATAATGAAATGTTTAAGTCTAGTGACTTTAGTTTTACTAGTAGTATCTTGTAATAATCAGTCTGCAGTTTCAAATAAACCTATTAAAACCGAGTTGGATTCTGTATCCTATGCGATAGGTATGGATGTTGCAAAAAATGTAAAAATGAGTTTTGATGATTTTGATAATGAATTGTTTGTTCAAGGCTTTACTAATGTTTTAGATTCAACAAATATATTATTAGATGAAGCTACAGCACAAAAAGTTGTAAGAGCATTTTTCCAAAAGAAACAACAAGAAGATGCTGCCAAGCGTGCCGAAGAAGGTGAGAAAAATAAAGTGGAAGGGCAAGAGTTTTTAGCTAAAAACAAAACCAAAGAAGGTGTGCATACTACGGCTAGTGGTTTACAATATATCGTTTTAAAAGAAGGTACAGGAGCTAAACCAACTAAATCATCTAAAGTAAAAGTTCATTATCACGGTACTTTAATTGATGGAACTGTTTTTGATAGTTCGGTTGATAGAGGAGAACCTGCAGAATTTGGAGTAACACAAGTTATTAAAGGATGGACAGAAGGTTTACAATTAATGTCTGAAGGAGCAAAATATAGATTCTTTATTCCTCAAGAGTTAGCTTATGGCGCTAATCCAAGACCAGGAGGGCCAATTAAACCTTACGCTACATTAATTTTTGATGTAGAGCTTTTAGAAGTAAAATAA
- a CDS encoding rhamnogalacturonan acetylesterase — protein sequence MTHLKLKQYALALAMLFLINGFAQNTTIYMIGDSTMANKKNPEVNPEHGWGQVLPPFFKDEVTIDNRAVNGRSSKSFRAEGRWDAIMKTLKKGDYVFIQFGHNDQKKKSPERFTNPHTTYRHNLINYVLETREKGAIPILFSSIVRRNFNEQGVLMDTHGAYPLEVRLVASEYQVPFIDLQYKTEILETSYGVEKSKLLHLHFEAGTSSYYKAAKHDDTHLSKLGATEVAKLAVAELKKNVPNIAKLLK from the coding sequence ATGACACATCTTAAATTAAAACAATACGCACTTGCCTTAGCCATGCTATTTTTAATAAACGGTTTTGCTCAAAACACAACCATATATATGATAGGCGATTCGACCATGGCCAATAAAAAGAATCCAGAAGTAAACCCAGAACATGGCTGGGGACAAGTTTTGCCACCTTTTTTTAAAGATGAGGTGACCATCGATAACCGGGCTGTAAACGGTAGAAGCTCCAAAAGTTTTAGAGCCGAAGGACGTTGGGATGCCATTATGAAAACCTTAAAAAAGGGCGATTATGTGTTTATCCAGTTTGGGCATAACGATCAAAAGAAAAAATCGCCAGAGCGTTTTACAAATCCGCATACGACCTACCGTCACAATTTGATTAATTATGTATTAGAAACACGTGAAAAAGGCGCTATACCTATTTTGTTTTCATCCATAGTGCGACGTAATTTTAACGAGCAAGGCGTATTAATGGATACCCATGGTGCTTATCCCTTAGAGGTGCGTTTAGTGGCTTCAGAGTACCAAGTGCCTTTTATAGATCTTCAGTATAAAACTGAAATTTTGGAAACCAGCTACGGTGTAGAGAAATCAAAATTACTGCATCTTCATTTTGAAGCAGGAACCTCTTCTTATTATAAAGCCGCCAAACATGATGACACCCATTTGTCTAAGCTCGGGGCCACAGAGGTGGCTAAATTAGCGGTTGCCGAATTAAAGAAAAACGTCCCTAATATTGCAAAACTATTAAAATAG
- a CDS encoding IS982 family transposase has translation MNNLSANYERILEVLRKISKEQLLSYQRRQPKLSDLELISLSLTAEFMGIDSENDLFRKLPDSLLSKIERSVYNRRRRKLVNKLNSIRLSLASHFNEFEDYFVVDSMPLEVCKLSRSSRSKICKENTYAFPDKGYCAAQSSNYYGYKLHAVCSVNGVFQSIDLSPASVHDINYLKDIKMQISDCTLIGDKGYLSTEIQLNLFETCNITLNTPMRSNQKNYKVQPYVFRKKRKRIETLFSQLCDQFMIRRNYAKTFEGFKTRIVAKITALTTIQYINKFIFGRNINNIKISII, from the coding sequence ATGAACAACTTGAGTGCAAATTACGAAAGAATATTGGAAGTATTAAGAAAAATATCGAAAGAACAACTTTTAAGTTATCAAAGACGACAACCAAAGCTTAGTGATTTAGAACTTATCAGTTTGAGTCTTACTGCCGAATTTATGGGAATAGATAGTGAAAATGACCTTTTTAGAAAACTTCCAGATTCCCTATTATCAAAAATAGAGAGAAGTGTCTACAATAGAAGAAGACGAAAACTAGTTAATAAGCTCAACAGTATCAGGTTAAGCTTAGCTTCCCATTTTAATGAATTTGAAGATTATTTTGTAGTAGATAGTATGCCCTTAGAAGTTTGTAAATTATCACGCAGTTCTCGTTCAAAGATTTGTAAAGAAAACACTTATGCATTTCCAGATAAAGGTTATTGTGCAGCTCAAAGTTCTAATTATTACGGTTATAAACTGCACGCTGTTTGTTCTGTAAATGGTGTCTTTCAAAGTATCGATTTGAGTCCAGCATCTGTACACGATATTAATTATCTTAAAGATATTAAGATGCAAATAAGCGATTGTACATTAATTGGTGATAAAGGCTATTTATCAACAGAAATACAGCTTAACTTGTTTGAAACCTGTAATATAACGCTAAATACACCTATGAGAAGCAATCAAAAAAATTACAAAGTACAGCCTTATGTATTTAGAAAAAAGAGGAAAAGGATAGAAACATTATTTTCACAACTTTGTGACCAATTTATGATAAGACGCAATTATGCTAAAACTTTTGAAGGTTTTAAAACAAGAATCGTAGCTAAGATAACTGCTTTAACAACTATTCAGTATATCAATAAGTTTATTTTTGGGAGAAACATTAATAATATTAAAATTAGCATTATTTAA